ATGGGGCCGGAAATGGTCGAGAACTTGCCACCCACCTTACCAGCCACGCCGTTGGCCTCCCTAGAGTCCGTgtcaggcgctgctgccgagaTTGTGTCTGGTAGAGAAAGGCAGCTGTGCGTCTTCCCCTTCATGAGCTCCCCGGCCTTTATCGATGCGCCGGACGCCGCGGTGCCACCTAGCTCAGATGAGGACACTAGCGCGGCCGTTTTCGGCATCGACTCCTGCAGATGACCCGGGTGCGCTGCATCatctttctttccttctttgcATACCGAGTTGACGTTGGATGAATACGACGGTGCCCTGTCCTCTGTCCTCTTGCCGCGGCGCTCAAGGGCTTGACTACAGACTTCACCTAAGGCCCTCTGGTCAGTCGCCTTCCCCTCATTGCTTGCACCCATAGTGacttcgctgctgccgttaccacagcaggagaaggcggacTCACGTGATGGCTCTGTGATGCTGTTAGcctgcggtggctgctgcgctgccgaaGGCGAGCTGCCGGCCGTCTGCATCACATAGGAAACGCCTCGACTGTGCCTGAGCGTCGGGGTCTCCGTTGACTCGCCACAGACGGAGCCACTGACACCGACGTTGTACAAGGCAAGCATGGGCGGTATGAAGGACGCAACAGAGCGCTCGCTAACGTAGGACATATGCGAGGCGCTCGAgatggcgtgtgcgtgcagagtcgcaggcggcaccgtcaACGGCTCGGCAGTGCTCTCaatggcggcgccggcgccatcgTCCGCACTCTTGCTGCTTTCGTGCGGCGGGGCActttgcgcagcagcgtcttcgGGCTTAGAGGCagtcgcggagctgctgtgtGGAGTATGCGCCGCAGATAGCGCCACACTGTCGCCCTCATGTCGCTGAAGCCAAAGGTGCAGTGTGAGAGCAGCGCGCATCGCCATGTCTACTGCTTTGCCATCTGTGTTGGAGAGCTGAAAGAGCGGCAAGCGCGTCGACGCGCCGGGAGGGATACGCAGCGCTGATGTGGCGTTGCTCGACTTGGTTTTGTCGTTGGCGATGCCGGATTTgacctgcggcagcatcggAGTCGATGACGCTGGCGAAAGGCAGCCGTTGTTGCTGACGGGAGATGCtggctggtgctgctggcaaGCCGTCACCTCGTCTGATGTTGCCTTCTTCAGGGTTGCTGCGTCTCTGCCCTCGCCGTCCGCGTTGCTGTGGAAGAGTTTGTGTAAGAAGTCGTGGAAAGCGCGAGGAGAGCGTCTCTCCTTTGGCccctgtcgctgctgacgtcgtTGTTGCGCTTTCTGTGACCGCACCGAATTCGAGCGgagcgcctcctcggtgTCGGCGTCGTTCTCGTTGATGAAATAGCCGGCAGATTGGAGGCACTCCTTCGTTAtgctctccgcctcgtccgTGCTTGTCGGGTTCGTCGCCTCCGATGAGTCCTTTTCCCTGTAGTGTGTCCCTACAACGAAGATGGGTACCTCGCCGAAGTcgccggtggtggaggcACACCGCGCCGGCCCCGTCAAGCCGCGTGCCTCCAACACCTCCTCCATCCAGTGGCGCAAATTCAGCAGCGTCTTGCGATGGCGCGCCGAGTAGACAAGAATGACGACGTCGCACTTGGCCAGATATGCAGCGCGATGCTCGTGAAAGGAtggggcgctgctgcaatCTGTGAAGATCAGTCGATACGGCTGCGTACCACAGTAGTCGACGTGGGTGTAAGAATCTAGCAGCGTCGACTCATAACCGGTCGACCGGGAAGGCTTTTCGTGGTGTAGGTACTGCCGCAGCAACGAGGTCTTGCCGACCTTCGCGTCCCCCAGCACCACGACACGGATCTCTGGCATAAAGGCGCTTTCATCCGTGCTACACGACATGGAGAAGTCGCCTGCcattcttttttcttctcgttGAGGAAGCCCCTTCAGGTCGCTTTACGGTCTTTCTCAGACTAGCACAACCGTCTTCTATACGGCTCCTCTCCCGGCGCAGTtgtcgccctcccctctttgGGCCGGTGTGCACGTGGAAACGAGATACGCTCGTGGTTCTATTATCAGTGATTACGACTGTTGCACATCTAACGTGAGGAGATGCACGCACGTGTACACCGCACAAAGTccagacagagagagagagttacGAGTGAAAAGCAAACAACGGCACAGGGGGCAAAAGCAGACACACAAGCAAGTGCACAACAACAACCTagagagggacagagagaaagacagtgctgtggtgaggggaggggagggggaagacgTTACAAGGTAAAAATGCGAAGTCTACGAAGCAAAGAGCGCATGCGAACAACGGCAAACAGACAAAAGAAGCGAGGGGAGCTGAAGAACGACCCAGAGGCgccaagagagagggcagccAGAAAAGGCAAGGAAAACCGTACCGTTACGTCTGCTGTTAGTAGCCACGATGGTATCTGATGTTGCAGACGTCGCGCCACCGAACAATCCACGTTAGCTCAACCGATGTGGGGAAGAGACGGAGATGGCGTTGGAAAAGAAGCCGGAAGATCAAAAAAGCAGGAAcgaaacaagaaaaaagaagagaagtgtgtgtgtgtgtgtgtgtgtgtgcatgtagagggaggtgaggggagggTCAGCACAGTACACCAACGCATAGACTCGATTCACTATTCTTTGCGATTTGCGCGTTATTTCATTTGGCCTCTTTTCTTTAGTTGAGCACAGAAGCACGAATACGGTCGTGCAGGCAGCGacagacagagggagggagataggcagggggagggagggaggcgagaaAGTACGGAACGACGATTATGAAGCGAGCGAGCAAGTCGGCGTCGTCTGTGGTTCGCCGGTTTGTCCCTCCCCCGTTTGCAGAGAAGCTTTACGGTTACTTTCCCTTGCGATTCCTTTGTCAAAGAAACGCCACAGGTATGAACACATATACACGGAGGCTAGTGATGCAGCacgcgaagacgacgagcgGCTGTGTTGGTGGAGTGTTCGCCCGTATATGGGGCGTGTATGCAGAAGGGTTGCGTGCAAAAGCGCgtgcggaggcagcggctgcctgtgtgtgcaagCGCGCGCTATATAGatattgtttttttttttttgccagGAAGGCAGGGGTCTTTAGAAACCGAACGACTGCCCCCCcgcaacaaaaaagggatGCAAGAAAAGAGCAGAAGAGGACGAAGTAGGGCAAGTTGGAAGGGGAGGCATTTGCAGGTGGTcacacagccgcacccaTCATGACAGTCGCCAGGTGGTGCATCccgtggggggggggggggagggccccccctcccttcggAGTTAAGAACGGGGGAAGGGGGCNNNNNNNNNNNNNNNNNNNNNNNNNNNNNNNNNNNNNNNNNNNNNNNNNNNNNNNNNNNNNNNNNNNNNNNNNNNNNNNNNNNNNNNNNNNNNNNNNNNCTGTGGGGGcccccgggggggggggggggggcagggcCACCCGTCCCTACGCAGTGATGACCGGGTGAGAGAGGCCCGAGTCGCTTTAACACTTTGCCTATCATATGCGCGGTACAGACgtgtgcgctgtcgcaggccaCTCCGACGCCACCCCATCCAGGACATGAACGCCGATATCACTAGCGATTCGCCACACTGACCTCACGACGCTGTAGGTGCTTGGCGGTGCCACCACCTGAATTGGCTCGGCGCTGGCAGTGAGAGGGGCTGCCTGACTTTCACACCGAGTGGGAGCACTGGAGTCCTGACACCACGCACGCCGATGCGGCCCCTCTCATGAGGGGGGAAGGCGACGACACTTGTGTGATCAAGTAAAGTGGTGGAACTACAAGAGACACATGCATGGATGAGGAAAGATGAGGGAGGGTATCGTGGAAAGAAAGAACGGCCCAACTGCGACTACACTACTTGGTACATCTCCGGAAAAGGGGCATTGCCCGGGACCTCATGtacaggcacacacagcaaaAAGGCACATGGCAGCCTTCGACAGATATGTTCCTAAGAGAGAAAAACCAAAGCGGTTGAAAATCGGCACCGTGTCACAAAAAGCGCAGACGTCAGCCGTCTGTCGAAGTCTTTCGTGAGTCGGGGCTATGGGTAcgcttccccctcccaccctctctAGCCCGTAACGGCCAATACAAcggtgtatgtgcatgtgtgcgtgcgtgattATGCGTACGCGCGCATGAGCCTTCGAAGCCGACAGTGAACGACGAGCACGGAGAGGAAAGAACACAGGCACATCCCAAAAAAAAGTTCGTCGACaagcgtgagagagggagaactGGGAGACATCCATCGCCCACGCAGCGTGCATGAAACACTCGACAAGAACGGCAGCACGAGCAGTGCACAACCATAAAAACGAAGACCTAAACACAtccacagacacgcagagaggGTGGCGGGGTCAAGACGGCGGCAAGCCAAGCCGAAAAAGGGAAAGCGTAAAAGAGCGAAAGCACACGCGAGCAAGATGAGGAGGGCAAGCGGCACGCACTCAACGAGGAGCCCCAAGAAatacagagggagaggcgacgCAGAACAAGGAAGCATAAAACAAAGCAGAGAATCGAGTTCGCGAACAATCGCATAAATGAAAGGCAATCAGGCAACGAAaaggtgagggagagggtggaggtGATCGTCGTGCAGGTGGGAGCGATGAGAAGAACGGCAAGAATAGGAAGAAAAACGGTCAGCGCTCACAAATGCCTTTGCGTGACCTGTTCGATAGAGAAATTTagtggatgtgtgtgtgtgtgtgtgtatcggTCTAGCTGTGTACTCCCTCAGCAGGCACTCTGTATATGTTTATGCGTCATTGCTCGTTGCAACAGTGACATCGAAAAATAGAAAGGGCGCCTGCTTCAGCACGCGGACGTGTATtgcgggagagaggcgtgTACACTTGGGAAAGTTGATGGGGAAAGAGATCctttgggggggggggggcatttTTTGTGTGTTCACATTCGCTTCTGCCCTCGAGCGTCTCGTGTGCTTTGCCAGCTGCGTAACACCGATACCCAACAGAGGCATCACCACCCGGCGTCAAAGAAGGGAGCCGTGGTAGCTGgtagcggcggtgatggtaGGGAGTGGGGTTcaagggaagggagggagcgaggaAAGAAAATGGCGATGTGGGCGATGTCCCGTTCTAGCTGGGGAGAGAACGAGTCGCcgctgtgcacgtgtgtgcccccatcgtgcgcgtgtacgagagaagagggagagagaagaaagggggAAGACCCCTCACTtccgcgcgcgcgagggtacagagcagccgcagcgcatgACTGGCGACGGAGATTACCACCACCTCAGTGTACCACGCGTGGCTGCGCACAACACCGTGTCTTCTCGTTACTAAAGCATGGCGCGGCCCCATGCTGGCATTTTtttcgctcctcctcgggtTCAGTCCGGTGTCGTCCAACACCAGAAAAACTCAATatacacacaaacgcacgcagacagacaggcaggcATGGTCACAGCAGGATGGCCCGCCCCTCTGCTTGAAAAAGGGTGGacgcgctgcttctctgtcCCGGgatgccgcagctgcgcagcggacACATCCTGCGCgttcccccttccctttcgcCTTATCTGTTGTAGTTCCGTGTCAACCCCTGTACGCCACTCCGAATGTAGCGTAGCAACGTCTCCAGGTACACCTCGCTCGTCCAGTCGCGGTGCAGACGCACTCGCCAGTCTTGCAGTTTGCGCTTCCGATGCGGCGACTCGTGGGCCTCGTTGACGTCCGTGTACACAAActgcgcggcgtcgcgcgCCATAGCCTCCTCAACGTAGAGCACAGAGGGGCACGCAAGCACCTCAGACTGGGCACTGCACGCCACAGTGGTCCAGACGCGGTCCCGCCACGCAACCGCAGCGCTGGTGGTGATAGAGGATCCACTTGCAATGCTGCCGAATCGTCGCACACCGTAGAGCTTCATGTCCGCGAGGGGGTACACAACGTAGCGTCGCCAGTGACTGGCGTCGCGACTACGCGCGTACAGCTCGCAGTTCCGCGACAAGGCAAGATAAGCTCGGATCATCGCTCGTAAGTAGAACaggcgccgccacggaggTGCGTTGTCATCCGGCACcaggtgctgcgtcgccctCTCCAGCCGCTCCACTCCCTCACTGAGTGTTCGAtggtgcagccgcaccaccgcgtccGCGCCAAGTGAGGTGGGTGCGATTTTGTACAGGGCCTGCAACTCTGCGACTGAGTTCGCGTGCGTTTGCACAAACTGCGCCTCAGCGGCGACCGAGTCCGCGCGTGCCACCACTAAGAGAGCGTAGCGAGGCTGCAACGCCATGAgaggcgacgccaccgccgccacacaccacacgcacaccagcgcCGACAGAAGGGCAACAGTGAGTCGAGACACATACGCCACGGTgagccacggcggcgagaGTAACGTGGACGACGCGGATCGCCGCTGCGATTGCGGCGGCCACACATCTgcggcatgcgcgcgcgaggcAATGCTTTGGTGCACGGAAGCGGTTGCAGCCATTCCGCCAGCGGCCGAGACAGAAACACCAGATGCGCAGCGTGATGATGTGCGGCGCCTCACCTCCGGCtgcagtggctgctgccaATCCAGGGGTGCAGGTTGTGTGGCGCGAATGACGAATAGCTCCATGACATTACCGGCACCCACACGAGCCCCTACTGGGTGCTGTCGCTCCTGCTTCAGCGCTGCCACACCGGCCCCGCGGATGTCGCTATTACTTCGACTGTGCGGCGCTTGACGGTTTCGGCCGCGCTGGAGCCGACGCCGTATCGCTAACTCCTCCTCATCTGGCAGAATGGAGGAGAAGTTGGGGTCCATCACGGTGGCACTGCGCCGCGGTATGCACGCCTCCCCCGCGTCTCCTGCGCTTCCATGTCCAACTGAAGAGATCCGGTTCTGTGCCACGGCGCtcgaggcagcagctgcggcgatgGACGTCAGGCTCGagtgggcggtgctgcgcgaggaagACACGATATCCGCCAGAGACTCGCTCAGTGAGGATACCTGTGCAAACCGCACATCGCATGGCCCGCGAAGAGCCGCAGTGCCACCGACCCCTCCCGCCCCACTCGGATCCTCATCCAcgcggcgacgtcgctgAAACCTTGAGCCTCCGCGTACCTCGTCCACCGCCGTGACGATCGGAGAGGATCGACGAGACAGCGGCGCGGTGACATCATCGTCATCACTGTCGGAGAGCACGACCGACTCTGGCTGCATGGTGGGACGGAGAAGTTCAGGCAGCTCCGCGccacggccgctgcgccgccacatATCAGACGCGGGCACCGAGGTTCGTTGGCTGGCCGGAATGGAAGAAAGCGCGGTCGCATCGGGAAGCGGCTCGGAGGATAGCGCGGAACCTCTGCGCCTCGACACTGCCCTCGTCGATgcactgtcgctgccgccctcctcttccgcgcAGGAGGGCAGAGAATCAGTGGCAGGCACGATGGTGCTCAGTCGTCCCCACGGCGATGGGGGCGGAGGggaagcgctgctggcggcggtcggctgctgccgctgcagccctcGCTCTGCCCCGGTTGCACCCGTGGCAGACTGCCGGAGGTGAGGGAGGCGCCGTCGAAGGGTCGCACTGCCCGGTGACAACAGCCCTCGCGCGGTTCGAACTAGCCGCAGTGGCGTGCGGAGCAACGCTAATGGGCCATGAGTCGCAGCGTCATCCTCGGCGACCCTCTTCCGCTCCTCTCGTATTAACAGTGGGGTCGAGGTAAGCACAACAGCGTTGCGGCGGGCGGGTGTCGCTATCGATCCCacaagaggcggaggagacgccgccgcgtcctGCAAGCTGCGGCGAGGTGaacggagaagaagcggcgaCTCAGCGTCGTATATCAGCGTCCGATTCGTGTCAGTCGGCCTGTAGAACGTGGGGGAGGccggtgcagcggtgccgtctAATGTTATCtcggtgtggcggtggctgccTCTCGGACGGCCACTGTCCACACAGCTCTGCCTCTTGCCGGCGCGGCCTCGCTTCGAGCCTGGTTGTGGCTTTCTTTCCGTATGGGGTTCGTGCGAGCTGGAAGGCACAGGCATTAAAGATGagggcaacggcggcacGCTGACCACCGGTGCAGCAGTCATCTTGTCCCGGTCCGCCGGTCCCGCTACGGCGACCCCTCGCTTCTTGCGTGGCGGACTCTGCGCGGCGTCCTCCGTTTGCATCTCATGCTGGCCTTTGGTgcagcgaagacgacggAGAGAGCGTGAAGTAGTGCGGGTGAGGGGAAAAGCGGTGTTGGGGTTCGAGGGGATGAcaggaggcgaaggtgacGGTGCAACAGTAGGCCTGTCGCCACACCTTCTGATCAGCGAACGAGGAAAGGGGGTGCGGAGGCCCAGTGAGAGTGGGGAAGGGCAACCAGGGAGAGCGAAAAGCGGGAACAAGAAGACCCGACGGACTCTAGACCACACTGTAGGCGCGAGACAACCTCGACGAAGCAGCTAGCGCGGCCCCTCTACTGTCCGTACGCGCTGTTGGGAGTTCGTGTCACGGTAAGGATACGGAGGACAACGCTGAATCGAAAGAGGTTTGTCTgcggtgcgggtgtgtgtcGTGCAGGTGCCCGCTAGGTAAGGAGACAGCCTATCGGTAAAGCGCAATACTTGAGGGCATGTAGACACCACCACTGCACGAGCGCGAGCACAGacaagcgcgtgcgcttgcAACCGCCAACGGCGTCTCTTCCCCGCCCTTCGTATCTATGTGAAGTCTGTGAGACTGTGCCTCTATGTGTTTATGGGTGTGCCTTGAATGGGGCGGTGGGAAGGGCCGCTGTGGTGCGAGGGGGACGAGCAACACCACCTCGCTCCcttgtatatatatataaagcGGTGTGCCTTCTTGTGTCTCCGTCTCACACTTGTGCCCGTTACAAGATCGCTCTCTGTGGGGCGGGTGCGCTTTTTTATGTGTTTTTCCGCGTTGGCGGCCTTCGCTTGTACGCTGCCCACCACCGACTCACCAAGAGCGTATtgaaagaaagaaaagggaggaggtggagagaagagagcggcaacacacacacgcacacacgcccacaatCGTGATGAGACGTGGGGAGAGCgacaagagggagagaagtgTAGAAGTGGAAAGGAAGGACAGGCGCACAAGATGCGTAAAGGGAtgctgtcctcctccccccacccgCTCTGCTTCACGCCGAgttttttgtttcgttttgtgcgtgccggtgtgcgtgtgctgcgcttGTCGTTGTTTTCCTCATCGAGGGGGCAAACACAAAACAGCAATGGTGCGCGTCCGCACAGGCCTCTCTGCGCGAGGTGATGTCAGTCACTGCCGTGCACGTTTCTATTCCATGTCAGAGCATGTGCTCACGACTCTTCGTGGGCCTGCTAGCGCTTGACGAAGAAAGCGAGGGCAGACGAGGGGAGAAGGACGAGCCGACAGAAACGCGCATCAACATCGGATGGGGACCGGGAGAAGTATGGTGGATGAGCCTTTCCCCCTCACCTCGCCCTGCGCGCAAGCCGACAACaatgctgcagctgcgcagtAGAAGAAGTCTCAatttcctcctctccctgtTTCACGactctcttttcctctttaGTTGTGTAGTGCACCTTCATGAGCGCCTCactcgcgcgcgtgcgtgcgacgATGCAgttttgtgtgcgcgtgttaAACGTGTTCAAAGCAAATGCTCGGTTCTTCTGTACTAatcctcgctctccctctctcgcgaGCGTCGTCTCCTCGCGTGCGATGTCGCGGGTGCACCCTGGATGCGGCtgcaagaggaggaaaaggtCGCGTACAGAGCAACCACACTGGGAGGTCGTCGcaccgtgtgtgtgtgtgtgtgtgtgtgtgtgtgtgtgtgcaaagGCCCAAAGAGCACCCGACAAAAGAAATATCACCCAATGAGagcgcaagagagagagtacgcgctgccgccctcaccaccatcaaccccctcccacccAGCTCACCACTCCCCACTGATGTTCTGATGCCGCTTGTTCATCGACTTCGCGTTCACGTCGCGTCGCTTAGCGTCCTTGGTGTGGCGCATGGCGCTAAACTCGTGTCGAGACTTCTTGTTCATGTGTGCAGCAGACTGGGAGAGGTCCATCTtgatcggcggcggctcacTCAGTGCAAACccgcgcgccaccgcagcgaggTCGAGGTTTTGGATGTTGAACACGTTTTTCAGCTGGCAGCTACTGTAGCTCAGCAAGTAGCCCTCGTATGCCTGCCGCGCCGAAGTGCGCAGGTAGTAGTTGGAGCTcaccagctgctccagctgccCCTGCACGTTCCCTTTTAGCCTTGTCAAATCAAAGGTGTACTCGTTCACCTTCACCTTGGCATCATCGTAGAGGTACTTGAGGAACAGTTCCTCCTGAGGAAGCAGAAACATGAGCGCGTTACCACAGCGCCCAGCGCGCGCGGTTCGCCCGACACGGTGGACGTACTTCACCGGATCATCCGGGGGGTCGAATTGCACAATCCAGTCCACCTCGGGAATGTCGAGACCGCGTGCCGCGACATCGGTCGTGAAGAGCACGCCACTCGGTGCGTTGCAAAACTGCATGTACGTCGCGgagcgctggtgctgctttTGCTTGCCGTGGAAAGCGATGCAGGGAACGTCGATGTAGTTGAAGAGCTCGCAGTGGAAGCTGACGCTGTTGCGGCTGCTGAAGAAGACGATGACCTTCTTCTTCAGGTTCTTTTTCACAAAGTGGTAGAGCACGAGCAGACGCTGCTCGCTGGCGCACACGACGTAGCCCTGCTCCAACGTGTCCACGGTGGCCTTGTCCTTCTTGCTCTTCATGGAGATGAAGATCGGCGTCTTGTGAAACGAGATGCGCGCGAGCTGCTCGACACGCGTCGTCTGCGTGGCAGAAAACAAGAACGTCTGGCGGTTCTTGGGCAGCAGGGCCACGATCTCGCGCATGTCCTCCTCAAAGCCGTTGTCGAGCACGCGATCTGCCTCGTCAacggcgagcagcagtaGGTTCTTTGTGTGCCAGTCCGTCGTCAACTTCAAATGGTCTAGCAGGCGGCCAGGGGAGGCGACCACGATCATGACGCCGTTGGCGAGCTTGAAGCCCTCTTGGTTGCGGCTCTGGCCACCAATGCAGCACAAGAACGTCAAGGAGCCGTTGAAgtgcttcagcagcttcagcagcacaCCCTCGATCTGCAAGCAGAGCTCACGGGTGGGCCCGATGATGATGGCTGCCGTGCCGTTGCTGGGGCGGAAGCCAGAGCGGCAGACGATCTCGACAATTGGAATCAAAAACGCCAGCGTCTTACCGGCGCCGGTCTTCGCCTCGGCGAGGAGATCGCGTccctgcagcgcagcaggaATGCAGCGAGACTGAATCGGCGTCAGCTCCTTGAACTTGAACTCCTGCTCCAGAGCAGACACTATGTGGGGGTTCAACTGCAGTGACTTGTAGTCCGTGACGGCAGGGATGGACTTGGCCAGCtccttgctgcgctgcgtcaTGCTTACCGCTGTGGGGCCgttcggcgacgacgacgcagcaggggacgcggaggcggagggggatgacgtcttccctccctccgccgcgccgcgctttTGGGGGTTACACGGACGCGCGCTCGATGCCGTCGCATCTGCGTCcgcctcttcgtcgtcgtcgctgtcgtcctcACGCCGTCGCTTCTCCGAACGTTTCGTGGACGCCACGTTAGACGCCGCCTCCGGCGTCTCCTCTACTGACTTCACTTCATCGTTATTCTCCACCGTCTCAGCAAGCTCGTCGTACGGTCCATCGGCAGTTTTTGAGGCAGCTTCCCGTGCGGCCTTGCATCGGTGGtggcgaagacggcggcgcttctTTGT
This genomic stretch from Leishmania donovani BPK282A1 complete genome, chromosome 36 harbors:
- a CDS encoding ras-like small GTPases, putative, encoding MAGDFSMSCSTDESAFMPEIRVVVLGDAKVGKTSLLRQYLHHEKPSRSTGYESTLLDSYTHVDYCGTQPYRLIFTDCSSAPSFHEHRAAYLAKCDVVILVYSARHRKTLLNLRHWMEEVLEARGLTGPARCASTTGDFGEVPIFVVGTHYREKDSSEATNPTSTDEAESITKECLQSAGYFINENDADTEEALRSNSVRSQKAQQRRQQRQGPKERRSPRAFHDFLHKLFHSNADGEGRDAATLKKATSDEVTACQQHQPASPVSNNGCLSPASSTPMLPQVKSGIANDKTKSSNATSALRIPPGASTRLPLFQLSNTDGKAVDMAMRAALTLHLWLQRHEGDSVALSAAHTPHSSSATASKPEDAAAQSAPPHESSKSADDGAGAAIESTAEPLTVPPATLHAHAISSASHMSYVSERSVASFIPPMLALYNVGVSGSVCGESTETPTLRHSRGVSYVMQTAGSSPSAAQQPPQANSITEPSRESAFSCCGNGSSEVTMGASNEGKATDQRALGEVCSQALERRGKRTEDRAPSYSSNVNSVCKEGKKDDAAHPGHLQESMPKTAALVSSSELGGTAASGASIKAGELMKGKTHSCLSLPDTISAAAPDTDSREANGVAGKVGGKFSTISGPMMPDGALPLSTAPSSATSLRADAVTGDGIVAVSQQPTLRVRKEMDVGKEGDGVGTGCCGDRPTRKSEPVTKLPLECEPDSDPNSFPMLRRSRENGSAGVSAVRAASAEPLASSVHTTNNRNNAPFAAKLSPRDECVSSRSPYSTPNTGIGAVKNEAAGNKSAQEREPVALPRQPRSSSAAREPKVSQSEPSRPQKGRQTKSKGKRDPKHQRRSATSTRILIGRQQKQKTTQCIAGGCAGM
- a CDS encoding DEAD box RNA helicase, putative, translating into MSARAPTSLWLGDHNDKAAVAAAEQSTKKRRRLRHHRCKAAREAASKTADGPYDELAETVENNDEVKSVEETPEAASNVASTKRSEKRRREDDSDDDEEADADATASSARPCNPQKRGAAEGGKTSSPSASASPAASSSPNGPTAVSMTQRSKELAKSIPAVTDYKSLQLNPHIVSALEQEFKFKELTPIQSRCIPAALQGRDLLAEAKTGAGKTLAFLIPIVEIVCRSGFRPSNGTAAIIIGPTRELCLQIEGVLLKLLKHFNGSLTFLCCIGGQSRNQEGFKLANGVMIVVASPGRLLDHLKLTTDWHTKNLLLLAVDEADRVLDNGFEEDMREIVALLPKNRQTFLFSATQTTRVEQLARISFHKTPIFISMKSKKDKATVDTLEQGYVVCASEQRLLVLYHFVKKNLKKKVIVFFSSRNSVSFHCELFNYIDVPCIAFHGKQKQHQRSATYMQFCNAPSGVLFTTDVAARGLDIPEVDWIVQFDPPDDPVKYVHRVGRTARAGRCGNALMFLLPQEELFLKYLYDDAKVKVNEYTFDLTRLKGNVQGQLEQLVSSNYYLRTSARQAYEGYLLSYSSCQLKNVFNIQNLDLAAVARGFALSEPPPIKMDLSQSAAHMNKKSRHEFSAMRHTKDAKRRDVNAKSMNKRHQNISGEW